A region of the Bacillus sp. NP247 genome:
AAATCACTTGGAAATATATCTAATGCATACGAAAAGAAGGGCAATAAAATTGAAACTAAATTAAAGGATGTAACTCAATCTACCGCGACAGTTTTGGAAATAAAAAATACGATTGGAAAAAATCATACCATTACAATCGTAAATAATTATCAAGAAAGTAAAACAAAAAAAGAAGAAAAACTTACTTTACAAGTGCTTGCATATGGTTTTATCACAGTCATTTCTTTAATTAGTAGTGTTAATATATTTAATACTATAACTATAAGCATTATGACTAGACGAAAAGAACTGGCCGCGTTGAAATCCATTGGTATGTCACAAAAGGATTTGAAAAAAATGATTACCTATGAAGCTCTGATTTACGGTTTTTCTGGAAGTTTACAAGGAATCTTTTTTGGTTGTATATTGTCTTATATTATATATTTAGCTATATCTGATATGTTGAAAATGGCATGGACGATTCCCTATGAAGCTTGTATTATTACGTTTGTTTCAGCTTTAATAATTAGTTATTTATCAGTCTTAAATCCATTGAAAAAAATTCAACAAGATAATATCATTGATACTATCAGAGAAGAGTAATATTATAGGCCTGGCTAGATTATAGTCAGGCTATTCTGATTGGAGAATAAGCTAGGGGAAGAAAAAGGAGAGGACATACTTGAATAAAAAAATATTACTAGTCGAAGATGATGAAGCTCTTGGTCTAGCCATCGAATTTTCATTGAGGAATGAAGGTTATGAGGTGATTAGAGCGTCCAGTGTAAAAGAAGCTAAACACCAGTTTGTTCACAATACATTTGATTTGTCCATCCTTGATATCGGCCTACCAGATGGTAATGGTTATGACTTATGTTTGTATTTTAAAAAGCAAAACGAGAATTCGATTATTATTTTCTTAACTGCACTAGATGAAGAAGCAAATGTGGTAATGGGGCTGGATATAGGCGGTGATGATTATATAACCAAACCTTTTCGGGTTAGGGAACTCATGGCCAGAGTGAAAGTACAATTGCGTAAACAAGCGTCGCTAGAAACACCATCTCAAATTTTAAAATCTGAGAATATAAGAATTGATACGAACCTAGTCAAGGTTTATAAAAATTGTGAAAGTATTACATTGACGAATTTAGAATACAAACTGCTATTGAATTTCATGAAGAATTCTCACAAAGCATTAAAAAGAGATGAACTCCTACAACAAATAACAGAAGGAGATAATGTTTTTTTTGATGAAAACACGTTATCTGTATACATAAAGCGTTTAAGAGCTAAAGTTGAAGACAATCCTCAAAAACCACAGTTTATCGTTACCGAAAGAGGATATGGTTATCGTTGGAGCAAGGACGTGATTGGGTGAGCAAGATAATGAAAAATACCGAGTTAAAAAGCTATATGACGATACTGGCCGTCCTTTTATCTATATTTGTGATTTACCAATTTATTATTCAACAATTATTTTATGATCATTTGAAAAGAGACTCTATTGCAACATGGGGGGAAATTACAGCTAGGTTGGTAGAGCAGAATCCAG
Encoded here:
- a CDS encoding response regulator transcription factor → MNKKILLVEDDEALGLAIEFSLRNEGYEVIRASSVKEAKHQFVHNTFDLSILDIGLPDGNGYDLCLYFKKQNENSIIIFLTALDEEANVVMGLDIGGDDYITKPFRVRELMARVKVQLRKQASLETPSQILKSENIRIDTNLVKVYKNCESITLTNLEYKLLLNFMKNSHKALKRDELLQQITEGDNVFFDENTLSVYIKRLRAKVEDNPQKPQFIVTERGYGYRWSKDVIG